Proteins from one Oncorhynchus gorbuscha isolate QuinsamMale2020 ecotype Even-year linkage group LG18, OgorEven_v1.0, whole genome shotgun sequence genomic window:
- the LOC124003114 gene encoding uncharacterized protein LOC124003114, which translates to MRELQLRLTQRAQYHSIRKPATTRGRNSRQKPHHCLDCFTRFCDPEELRHTCKDRSHGVTCPPKRKMTSSSFSPILPPVLPPVLPNGRRLPAPSHQSSQTEDDFQLLLTSPPKWKKTSSSFSPILPNGRILPAPSHQSSQTEEDFQLLLTSPPKRKKTSSSFSPVLPNGRRLPAPSHQSSQTEEDFQLLLTSPPKRKKTSSSFSPVLPPVLPNGRRLPAPSHQSSHQSSHQSSHQSSHQSSHNFLSSSCQLMGILVNIKIYLMFKFVFEAMCEEGDSRLQRHYDAHGFFKHPRGYVQNKLFDCMHEVYKEAITKEVWAASFVAVQVDGMPWTGEVSSGVILPLATDLGSASPIPTVTISVAQDQLLGLTIYSSMPQQVSVVLRYTLPDNTVTERFWEFVDLKDKMAAGLTKAVKDSLEPLNLEHKLIGQTYDGADVPDLETHLKLTYPSAARITLPLRITLQQICSCVEDIRTQPMWDQDSIREAYGLSAKLRDPTFLQLLQCFYWVMQEVDVLTVNIHRRDVVVADIEQAVDSFREVRSSPTGES; encoded by the exons AT GAGAGAGCTCCAACTCAGGCTCACTCAGCGAGCCCAGTACCACAGTATCAGGAAACCAGCAACAACACGAGGGAGGAACTCAAGGCAGAAACCTCACCACTGCTTGGACTGCTTCACTCGTTTCTGTGATCCAGAGGAGTTGAGACACACTTGTAAAGACCGCAGCCACGGTGTAACATGTCCTCCCAAACGGAAGATGACTTCCAGCTCCTTCTCACCAATCCTCCCACCAGTCCTCCCACCAGTCCTCCCAAACGGAAGAAGACTTCCAGCTCCTTCTCACCAGTCCTCCCAAACGGAAGACGACTTCCAGCTCCTTCTCACCAGTCCTCCCAAATGGAAGAAGACTTCCAGCTCCTTCTCACCAATCCTCCCAAACGGAAGAATACTTCCAGCTCCTTCTCACCAGTCCTCCCAAACGGAAGAAGACTTCCAGCTCCTTCTCACCAGTCCTCCCAAACGGAAGAAGACTTCCAGCTCCTTCTCACCAGTCCTCCCAAACGGAAGAAGACTTCCAGCTCCTTCTCACCAGTCCTCCCAAACGGAAGAAGACTTCCAGCTCCTTCTCACCAGTCCTCCCAAACGGAAGAAGACTTCCAGCTCCTTCTCACCAGTCCTCCCACCAGTCCTCCCAAACGGAAGAAGACTTCCAGCTCCTTCTCACCAATCCTCTCACCAATCCTCTCACCAATCCTCTCACCAATCCTCTCACCAGTCCTCCCACAATTTTCTTTCATCATCGtgtcagctaatggggatcctagtaAACATAAAGATATATCTGATGTTTAAGTTCGTCTTTGAGGCGATGTGCGAGGAGGGAGACTCCAGACTCCAGAGGCATTACGACGCTCACGGCTTCTTTAAGCACCCAAGAGGCTATGTACAAAACAAACTGTTTGACTGTATGCACGAGGTGTACAAAGAGGCGATTACCAAGGAGGTGTGGGCGGCTAGCTTCGTAGCGGTGCAGGTGGACGGCATGCCGTGGACAGGGGAGGTCTCCTCCGGGGTGATATTGCCCCTagctacagatctaggatcagcttccccaaTCCCAACTGTGACCATTAGTGTGGCCCAAGATCAGCTTCTTGGGCTAACAATCTACTCCAGTATGCCACAGCAGGTTTCTGTCGTGCTACGGTACACGCTTCCAGACAATACTGTCACGGAGAGGTTTTGGGAGTTTGTGGACCTAAAGGATAAAATGGCTGCCGGTCTCACCAAGGCAGTCAAGGACTCGCTGGAGCCACTGAATCTGGAGCACAAGCTGATTGGTCAGACGTACGACGGGGCTGACGTACCCGACCTGGAAACTCACCTGAAACTCACCTATCCCAGCGCTGCACGCATCACACTCCCGCTACGCATCACACTCCAGCAGATCTGCTCG TGTGTGGAGGATATTAGGACACAGCCGATGTGGGACCAGGACTCTATCAGAGAGGCTTACGGCCTGTCAGCCAAACTCAGGGACCCCACGTTCCTACAACTACTGCAATGTTTCTATTGGGTCATGCAGGAGGTGGATGTTCTCACTGTCAACATACACAGGAGGGATGTTGTCGTGGCGGACATCGAACAGGCAGTTGATAGTTTTCGAGAAGTACGTTCAAGCCCAACAGGGGAGAGCTGA